In Micromonospora sp. WMMD980, the following are encoded in one genomic region:
- the lipB gene encoding lipoyl(octanoyl) transferase LipB: MSVTTSGPATIRAGRLDYQAAWDEQRRLHEAVAAGEQGDTVLLLEHPSVYTAGKRTEPWDRPTDGTPVVDVDRGGKITWHGPGQLVGYPIVRLPDPVDVVAYVRRTEQLLIDVCAEFGLAAGRVEGRSGVWVPADDRGPARKVAAIGIRVARGVTLHGFSVNCDCDLGFFDRIVPCGIRDAGVTSLTAELGRPVTVADVLPVVERHLPTLTRV; the protein is encoded by the coding sequence GTGAGCGTGACGACTTCCGGACCGGCCACCATCCGCGCGGGCCGGCTCGACTACCAGGCCGCCTGGGACGAGCAGCGCCGGCTGCACGAGGCCGTGGCGGCCGGTGAGCAGGGCGACACGGTGCTGCTCCTGGAGCACCCGAGCGTCTACACCGCCGGCAAGCGGACCGAGCCGTGGGACCGGCCGACGGACGGCACGCCGGTGGTGGACGTGGACCGCGGCGGAAAGATCACCTGGCACGGTCCGGGGCAGCTTGTCGGCTACCCCATCGTCCGCCTGCCCGACCCGGTCGACGTGGTGGCGTACGTCCGGCGCACCGAGCAGTTGCTGATCGACGTCTGCGCCGAGTTCGGGCTGGCCGCGGGCCGGGTCGAGGGCCGCAGCGGCGTCTGGGTGCCGGCGGACGACCGGGGCCCGGCGCGCAAGGTGGCCGCCATCGGCATCCGGGTGGCCCGTGGCGTCACGCTGCACGGCTTCTCCGTCAACTGCGACTGCGACCTGGGCTTCTTCGACCGGATCGTGCCCTGCGGCATCCGCGACGCCGGGGTCACCTCGCTCACCGCCGAGCTGGGCCGCCCGGTCACGGTCGCCGACGTGCTGCCGGTGGTCGAGCGGCACCTGCCCACCCTGACCCGGGTCTGA
- a CDS encoding DUF2079 domain-containing protein, which yields MPSSPVAEPPPATAARDRRADLLVTLAAVALALWVTSGMWRDPNTRTITVNSSDQALFEWLLAFGGHALTHGENPLFTHLINVPDGVNLAVNTSITVYAAVFAPLTYLIGPPATFLVILTLNLAATAVAWYWLLSRHLVGSRLAAGVGALFIGFCPAMVSHANAHLNWTAGWLVPLLVWGVFRLRRPGHAVTGGIVLGLLVAVAFSIAAEGLFFTALALAVFLLVWALHPARRTEARAALPRVLAGLGVTALVAGALLAYPLWLHFAGPQRFHGTGFDPLIHSEDIAAFGSYPRRSLAGWAGFGTSLAPNPTEENSFFGIPLLVLAVACFALLWRRADRAFRATLLALGVTAVVFAVLSWGPTARWNGRRTDQLLPFGVLDNLPVVNAALPSRLALVVAPVIGLLLAYAVDALRARPPRRAVDAAWLVGFAAALLPLLPTPLLTSVREPIPAFITGGAWKRYVPPDGVLTPLPLTVDVYPDGQRWQAYALAHRQGEFRIPAGFFLGPGGPDGRGRIGPVPRTFDTLMDQAGSTGLVPIVTEGSIQESRANLRHWGVRVVVLADRVHGAKYDVDEEALRRTATALLGPPERVEDVWLWRVPAS from the coding sequence GTGCCGTCCTCCCCGGTCGCCGAGCCGCCGCCCGCCACCGCCGCCCGCGACCGGCGGGCCGACCTGCTGGTGACGCTCGCGGCGGTGGCGCTGGCGCTCTGGGTCACCAGCGGAATGTGGCGCGACCCGAACACCCGCACGATCACCGTCAACTCCAGCGACCAGGCGCTCTTCGAGTGGCTGCTGGCCTTCGGCGGGCACGCGCTCACCCACGGCGAGAACCCGCTCTTCACCCACCTGATCAACGTTCCGGACGGGGTGAACCTCGCGGTCAACACCTCGATCACCGTGTACGCGGCGGTCTTCGCGCCGCTGACGTACCTGATCGGGCCACCCGCGACGTTCCTGGTGATCCTGACGCTCAACCTGGCCGCCACCGCGGTGGCCTGGTACTGGCTGCTCAGCCGGCACCTGGTGGGCAGCCGGCTGGCCGCCGGGGTGGGCGCGCTGTTCATCGGCTTCTGCCCGGCCATGGTGTCGCACGCCAACGCGCACCTGAACTGGACCGCGGGCTGGCTGGTGCCGCTGCTGGTCTGGGGCGTGTTCCGGCTGCGTCGCCCCGGCCACGCGGTCACCGGCGGGATCGTGCTCGGGCTGCTGGTGGCGGTGGCGTTCTCGATCGCCGCCGAGGGACTCTTCTTCACCGCCCTGGCGCTCGCGGTGTTCCTGCTGGTCTGGGCGCTGCACCCGGCCCGCCGGACGGAGGCACGGGCGGCGCTCCCGCGCGTGCTGGCCGGGCTCGGGGTGACCGCGCTGGTGGCCGGCGCGCTGCTGGCGTACCCGCTCTGGCTGCACTTCGCCGGGCCGCAACGGTTCCACGGCACCGGCTTCGACCCGCTGATCCACTCCGAGGACATCGCCGCGTTCGGCTCGTACCCGCGCCGCTCGCTGGCCGGCTGGGCCGGGTTCGGCACATCGCTGGCACCCAACCCGACCGAGGAGAACTCGTTCTTCGGCATCCCGCTGCTGGTGCTCGCGGTCGCCTGCTTCGCCCTGCTGTGGCGGCGCGCCGACCGGGCCTTCCGGGCCACCCTGCTCGCGCTCGGCGTGACCGCGGTGGTCTTCGCGGTGCTCTCCTGGGGGCCGACCGCCAGGTGGAACGGGCGGCGCACCGACCAGTTGCTGCCGTTCGGGGTGCTGGACAACCTGCCGGTGGTCAACGCCGCGCTGCCGTCGCGGCTGGCGCTCGTCGTCGCGCCGGTGATCGGCCTGCTGCTGGCGTACGCGGTCGACGCGCTGCGCGCCCGGCCGCCCCGGCGGGCGGTCGACGCGGCCTGGCTGGTCGGCTTCGCCGCCGCGCTGCTGCCGCTGCTGCCGACGCCGCTGCTCACCAGCGTCCGCGAGCCGATCCCGGCGTTCATCACCGGCGGGGCCTGGAAGCGCTACGTCCCGCCCGACGGGGTGCTCACGCCACTGCCGCTCACCGTCGACGTCTACCCGGACGGGCAGCGCTGGCAGGCGTACGCCCTCGCCCACCGGCAGGGCGAGTTCCGCATCCCGGCCGGCTTCTTCCTCGGCCCCGGCGGGCCGGACGGCCGGGGCCGGATCGGCCCGGTGCCGCGCACCTTCGACACCCTGATGGACCAGGCCGGCAGCACCGGCCTGGTGCCGATCGTCACCGAGGGCAGCATCCAGGAGTCGCGGGCCAACCTGCGCCACTGGGGGGTGCGGGTGGTGGTGCTGGCCGACCGGGTGCACGGCGCCAAGTACGACGTCGACGAGGAGGCGTTGCGCCGCACGGCCACCGCCCTGCTCGGCCCGCCCGAGCGGGTCGAGGACGTCTGGCTGTGGCGGGTGCCGGCGTCGTGA
- a CDS encoding PHB depolymerase family esterase — MSRSSSLITRLAGAAAGIVLAAAGVLVAALPAQAASLTQVGGFGSNPGNLTMYAYRPDGLPGNAPAVVLLHGCTQNASTYFTNSGWQKYADQWKFALIVPQQPSGNNSTSCFNWFQTGDTARGQGEALSIKQMVDYAKTNYGTAAGRVYVSGLSAGGAMSSVMLATYPDVFAAGSIIAGIPYRCATSTTTAYSCMNPGVDKTPAQWGDLVRNAYAGYSGPRPRVAVWHGTSDYTVNVANATESRDQWTNVLGVSQTPTSTSSLPGGTSLEVYGNDQVRVYRVSGMGHGTPVDPGSAADQCGTAGAYFLDTICSTYRDALFFGLGGGATPSPTPTATASPTASPTPTASPTPTTAPVCVTASNYAHVVAGRAYQSGGYAYALGSGQRMGLYNTFYTTSLKQTGPSYWVIGC, encoded by the coding sequence GTGTCCCGCTCCTCATCCCTCATCACCCGCCTCGCCGGAGCGGCGGCCGGGATCGTGCTGGCCGCGGCCGGCGTCCTGGTCGCCGCCCTGCCCGCGCAGGCCGCCTCGCTCACCCAGGTCGGCGGGTTCGGCTCCAACCCCGGCAACCTGACCATGTACGCCTACCGTCCGGACGGCCTGCCCGGCAACGCGCCCGCCGTGGTGCTGCTGCACGGCTGCACCCAGAACGCCTCGACCTACTTCACCAACTCCGGCTGGCAGAAGTACGCCGACCAGTGGAAGTTCGCGCTGATCGTGCCGCAGCAGCCGTCCGGCAACAACTCCACCTCCTGCTTCAACTGGTTCCAGACCGGCGACACCGCCCGGGGCCAGGGCGAGGCGTTGTCGATCAAGCAGATGGTCGACTACGCGAAGACGAACTACGGCACCGCCGCCGGCCGGGTCTACGTCAGCGGCCTGTCCGCCGGCGGCGCCATGAGCTCGGTCATGCTCGCCACCTACCCGGACGTGTTCGCCGCCGGCTCCATCATCGCCGGCATCCCGTACCGCTGCGCCACCAGCACCACCACGGCGTACAGCTGCATGAACCCGGGCGTGGACAAGACCCCGGCGCAGTGGGGCGACCTGGTCCGCAACGCGTACGCCGGCTATTCCGGCCCGCGCCCCCGGGTGGCCGTGTGGCACGGCACCAGCGACTACACGGTCAACGTGGCGAACGCGACCGAGTCGCGGGACCAGTGGACCAACGTGCTCGGCGTCTCGCAGACGCCGACCAGCACCTCCTCGCTGCCGGGCGGCACCAGCCTGGAGGTCTACGGCAACGACCAGGTGCGTGTCTACCGGGTCTCCGGGATGGGCCACGGCACGCCCGTCGACCCGGGCTCGGCCGCCGACCAGTGCGGCACCGCCGGCGCGTACTTCCTGGACACCATCTGCTCGACGTACCGTGACGCGCTCTTCTTCGGCCTGGGCGGCGGCGCCACGCCCAGCCCGACCCCGACGGCGACCGCGTCGCCGACCGCCTCGCCCACCCCGACCGCGTCGCCGACGCCGACCACCGCGCCGGTCTGCGTCACCGCCAGCAACTACGCGCACGTCGTGGCCGGTCGGGCCTACCAGTCCGGCGGCTACGCCTACGCGCTCGGCAGCGGCCAGCGGATGGGCCTCTACAACACCTTCTACACCACGTCGCTGAAGCAGACCGGCCCCAGCTACTGGGTCATCGGCTGCTGA
- a CDS encoding TIGR01777 family oxidoreductase, which yields MRILMAGASGFLGTRLVDRLTADGHQVTRLVRRPPRGPDERRWNPSAAQLDPQVVAEAEAVVNLAGAGVGDKRWNDDYQKLIRTSRVDSTTTLAITIAGLPTTDRPAVLLNSSAVGWYGNTGDRTVEEDAPAGEGFLADVCRVWEAATRPAEDAGVRVVRLRTGLPLHRDGGLLKPQLLPFRLGIGGKLGNGRQWLPWISMRDWLDAVAFLLARDDVAGPVNVVGPAPVTNAEFTRELARQLHRPAIMPIPALALKVALGGFAQEALTSTRVLPGVLGRAGFTWTHPNLPGALHAALTG from the coding sequence ATGCGGATCCTCATGGCCGGCGCCTCCGGCTTCCTCGGCACCCGACTGGTCGACCGGCTCACCGCCGACGGGCACCAGGTCACCCGCCTGGTCCGCCGCCCCCCACGCGGGCCGGACGAGCGACGGTGGAATCCGTCCGCCGCGCAGCTCGACCCGCAGGTGGTCGCGGAGGCCGAGGCGGTCGTCAACCTGGCCGGCGCCGGGGTGGGCGACAAGCGCTGGAACGACGACTACCAGAAGCTGATTCGTACCAGCCGGGTGGACAGCACGACCACGCTCGCCATCACGATCGCGGGTCTGCCCACCACGGACCGGCCGGCGGTGCTGCTGAACTCGTCCGCGGTCGGCTGGTACGGCAACACCGGGGACCGGACGGTGGAGGAGGACGCGCCGGCCGGTGAGGGGTTCCTCGCCGACGTCTGCCGGGTCTGGGAGGCGGCGACCCGACCGGCCGAGGACGCCGGCGTCCGCGTGGTCCGGCTGCGCACCGGGCTGCCGCTGCACCGCGACGGCGGCCTGCTCAAGCCGCAGTTACTGCCGTTCCGGCTCGGCATCGGCGGCAAGCTGGGCAACGGCCGGCAGTGGCTGCCGTGGATCTCGATGCGGGACTGGCTGGACGCGGTGGCCTTCCTGCTGGCCCGCGACGACGTGGCCGGCCCGGTGAACGTGGTCGGCCCGGCGCCGGTGACGAACGCCGAGTTCACCCGGGAGCTGGCCCGCCAGCTGCACCGGCCGGCGATCATGCCGATCCCGGCGCTGGCGCTGAAGGTGGCGCTCGGCGGGTTCGCCCAGGAGGCGCTGACCAGCACCCGGGTGCTGCCCGGGGTGCTCGGCAGGGCCGGCTTCACCTGGACCCACCCGAATCTGCCGGGCGCGCTGCACGCCGCTCTCACCGGCTGA
- a CDS encoding DUF664 domain-containing protein, which translates to MAPTAVVAALPLDAIGRTPGTGAERSLRWVLTHMVDEYARHLGQADILREAVDGRTGE; encoded by the coding sequence CTGGCACCCACGGCGGTCGTCGCCGCGCTTCCCCTCGACGCGATCGGACGCACCCCGGGCACCGGGGCCGAGCGATCGTTGCGGTGGGTGCTCACCCACATGGTCGACGAGTACGCCCGGCACCTGGGCCAGGCCGACATCCTGCGGGAGGCCGTCGACGGCCGCACCGGGGAGTGA
- a CDS encoding aldo/keto reductase codes for MTTTRRLGRSGIEVSAIGMGCWAIGGPLWDGAQPLGWGEVDDDESVRTVHRALELGATLFDTSSNYGAGHSERVLGRALAGRRDRAVIATKFGYPTDEATRQAAGENGTPDYARQSLEGSLRRLGTDHVDLYQLHLGGLPAPRALDLVDTLEELVAAGKIRAYGWSTDDPASARAFAEAGPHCAAIQHDQSVLRDNAAMLAVCDEFDLASLDRGPLAMGLLTAKYQGAPAARGGDDVRGSAPEWLDWFHDGVPRAEWADRVARVREALTADGRTLAQGALGWLLARSPHTLPIPGCRTVGQAEENVGALAYGPLPEAAFAEVERLLADLRATGADA; via the coding sequence ATGACGACGACACGACGACTGGGCCGCAGCGGCATCGAGGTCAGCGCGATCGGTATGGGCTGCTGGGCGATCGGCGGCCCGCTCTGGGACGGCGCGCAGCCGCTCGGCTGGGGCGAGGTGGACGACGACGAGTCGGTCCGCACCGTGCACCGGGCCTTGGAGCTGGGCGCGACCCTCTTCGACACCTCCAGCAACTACGGCGCGGGGCACAGCGAGCGGGTGCTGGGCCGGGCGCTCGCCGGCCGCCGGGACCGCGCGGTGATCGCCACCAAGTTCGGCTATCCCACCGACGAGGCGACCCGACAGGCCGCCGGTGAGAACGGCACCCCCGACTATGCGCGCCAGAGCCTGGAGGGCTCGCTGCGCCGGCTCGGCACCGACCACGTCGACCTCTACCAGCTGCACCTGGGCGGGCTTCCGGCACCGCGGGCGCTGGACCTGGTCGACACGCTGGAGGAGCTGGTCGCCGCGGGGAAGATCCGGGCGTACGGCTGGAGCACCGACGACCCGGCCTCGGCGCGCGCGTTCGCCGAGGCGGGCCCGCACTGCGCGGCGATCCAGCACGACCAGTCGGTGCTGCGGGACAACGCCGCGATGCTGGCGGTGTGCGACGAGTTCGACCTGGCCAGCCTCGACCGGGGCCCGTTGGCGATGGGCCTGCTCACCGCGAAGTACCAGGGCGCGCCGGCGGCCCGCGGCGGCGACGACGTGCGCGGGTCGGCGCCGGAGTGGCTGGACTGGTTCCACGACGGCGTACCGCGCGCCGAGTGGGCCGACCGGGTGGCCCGGGTCCGCGAGGCGCTCACCGCCGACGGCCGCACGCTCGCCCAGGGCGCGCTGGGCTGGCTGCTCGCCCGCAGCCCGCACACGCTGCCGATCCCCGGCTGCCGGACGGTCGGCCAGGCCGAGGAGAACGTGGGCGCGTTGGCGTACGGGCCGCTGCCGGAGGCGGCGTTCGCCGAGGTGGAGCGTCTCCTCGCCGACCTACGCGCCACCGGTGCGGACGCGTGA
- a CDS encoding LLM class flavin-dependent oxidoreductase produces the protein MGGGGVGAGGRARLGLGAGHTPGEWRAVGSERPDVAGRVRRCVAVAEAVRALLAGDEVTVDTPDLAAFAARLDEPRPVQDRIPLTLGTANSTLLRWAGAHADVVGLTGFGRTLADGHRHEVRWRADQLDAQLAHVTAGAAGREAPPALEALVQHFAVTDDAEADAAPIAARLGLTVVELLATPFVLIGTADEIGTAVAAHRRRWGVTRFVVRADAVAALAPLLPGLG, from the coding sequence GTGGGTGGAGGGGGCGTCGGGGCCGGCGGGCGGGCGCGGCTCGGCCTGGGCGCCGGCCACACGCCGGGCGAGTGGCGGGCGGTCGGGAGTGAGCGCCCGGACGTCGCCGGCCGGGTCCGTCGCTGCGTCGCGGTCGCCGAGGCGGTACGCGCACTGCTGGCCGGGGACGAGGTCACCGTGGACACGCCGGACCTGGCCGCGTTCGCGGCCCGCCTCGACGAGCCACGGCCGGTCCAGGACCGCATCCCGCTCACCCTGGGCACCGCCAACTCGACGCTGCTGCGCTGGGCCGGCGCGCACGCCGACGTGGTCGGCCTGACCGGCTTCGGGCGCACCCTGGCCGACGGTCACCGGCACGAGGTCCGGTGGCGGGCCGACCAGCTCGACGCACAGCTCGCGCACGTGACGGCCGGCGCCGCCGGCCGGGAGGCGCCGCCGGCCCTGGAGGCGTTGGTCCAGCACTTCGCGGTCACCGACGACGCCGAGGCCGACGCGGCACCGATCGCCGCCCGCCTCGGCCTCACCGTCGTCGAACTCCTGGCCACCCCGTTCGTGCTGATCGGCACCGCCGACGAGATCGGCACGGCGGTGGCCGCGCACCGGCGTCGTTGGGGTGTCACCCGCTTCGTGGTGCGTGCCGACGCGGTCGCCGCGCTCGCACCGCTCCTGCCCGGGCTGGGGTGA
- a CDS encoding oxidoreductase, producing MTIDTIRAGAAGTWQLGSRTVNRIGLGAMRLTANADGGPSDRDRAVAVLRRAVELGVNHIDTAAFYFSPLRSANELINRALSPYPDDLVIVTKVGPGRDPSGEWLPMARPEQLRGQVEENLRQLGRDHLDVVNLRVYGPEPLGEHFGALAELVDAGLIRHLGVSAVRPHQVTEARAIAPVVCVQNSYGLGYRRSNDELIRDCAAHGTAFVPFFSIVTSGREAGATGEEHPEVLAVAREHGATPAQVRLAWTLSRGPNVLAIPGTGDPAHLEQNVAAGALHLSPTALTRLDAV from the coding sequence ATGACCATCGACACCATCCGCGCCGGCGCGGCCGGCACCTGGCAGCTCGGCTCCCGGACCGTCAACCGGATCGGCCTCGGCGCGATGCGGTTGACCGCGAACGCCGACGGCGGACCGAGCGACCGGGACCGGGCCGTCGCGGTGCTGCGCCGCGCGGTCGAGCTGGGCGTCAACCACATCGACACGGCGGCGTTCTACTTCTCGCCGCTGCGCTCGGCCAACGAGCTGATCAACCGGGCGCTGTCGCCGTACCCTGATGATCTGGTCATCGTCACCAAGGTCGGGCCGGGCCGGGACCCGTCCGGCGAGTGGCTGCCGATGGCCCGGCCGGAGCAGTTGCGCGGTCAGGTCGAGGAGAACCTGCGCCAGCTCGGCCGGGACCACCTCGACGTGGTCAACCTCCGGGTGTACGGGCCGGAGCCGCTCGGCGAGCACTTCGGCGCGCTGGCCGAGCTGGTCGACGCCGGGCTGATCCGGCACCTCGGCGTCTCCGCGGTCCGTCCGCACCAGGTCACCGAGGCGCGGGCGATCGCCCCGGTGGTCTGCGTGCAGAACTCGTACGGCCTCGGCTACCGCCGGAGCAACGACGAGCTGATCCGGGACTGCGCCGCGCACGGCACCGCGTTCGTGCCGTTCTTCTCGATCGTGACCAGCGGGCGGGAGGCCGGGGCGACGGGTGAGGAGCACCCGGAGGTGCTCGCGGTGGCGCGCGAGCACGGTGCCACCCCGGCGCAGGTCCGGCTGGCCTGGACGCTGAGCCGGGGCCCGAACGTGCTCGCCATCCCCGGTACCGGCGACCCGGCGCACCTGGAGCAGAACGTCGCCGCCGGCGCGCTCCACCTCTCCCCCACCGCCCTGACGCGTCTCGACGCGGTCTGA
- a CDS encoding low temperature requirement protein A translates to MGGYGWRGRLGPAVPVAPGARVERFEIFFDLVFVFSFFIITRATALQVTGGALLHALLVLAVLWWSWVVHSVVATRVRLGEGFVPVLMTVGMAALFTFALSLPNAFRDPRGNAAGPIVAALSYTVLRLVHLLLYRHVARDSPNERRQLIRFTPEVFGSTALLLVAALVPPKIDGLFSASVVRDGLWALVVLLQYGTGLIAGTWGWGVASAEHWTERYDLILIIALGESVISVGVGSNLLGQPPTWPAVAAAVLGIFFTAALWWAHYDLVGPAARIALHAARDGPRVAMARDAYAYLFLPMIAGIILFALGAEMIVHDIANPDVPPTEPAHGPAVPLLFGGVACYLCGNMLFQARTLRTLSWTRVAAVVLLGAAIPLAERVPGLVAMGLLTVVTVGMVAAEVIVFDEGRRALRKLVFEERASHEAHEAAWRARWHERPDEGE, encoded by the coding sequence GTGGGCGGGTACGGATGGCGGGGGCGCCTGGGGCCGGCGGTGCCGGTGGCGCCGGGGGCCCGGGTGGAGCGGTTCGAGATCTTCTTCGACCTGGTCTTCGTCTTCTCGTTCTTCATCATCACCCGGGCCACCGCACTCCAGGTGACCGGCGGCGCCCTGCTGCACGCCCTGCTGGTCCTCGCCGTGCTCTGGTGGTCGTGGGTGGTGCACAGCGTGGTGGCCACCCGGGTCCGGCTCGGCGAGGGCTTCGTCCCGGTGCTCATGACCGTCGGCATGGCCGCGCTGTTCACGTTCGCGCTGTCGCTGCCGAACGCGTTCCGCGACCCGCGCGGCAACGCCGCGGGACCGATCGTCGCGGCGCTCAGCTACACCGTGCTGCGGCTGGTGCACCTGCTGCTCTACCGGCACGTGGCGCGGGACAGCCCGAACGAGCGCCGGCAGTTGATCCGGTTCACCCCGGAGGTGTTCGGCAGCACCGCGCTGCTGCTGGTCGCCGCGCTGGTGCCGCCGAAGATCGACGGCCTGTTCTCGGCGTCGGTGGTCCGGGACGGGCTGTGGGCGCTCGTCGTCCTGCTCCAGTACGGCACCGGCCTCATCGCCGGCACCTGGGGTTGGGGCGTCGCCTCGGCCGAGCACTGGACCGAGCGGTACGACCTCATCCTGATCATCGCGCTCGGCGAGTCGGTGATCTCGGTCGGTGTCGGCAGCAACCTGCTCGGGCAGCCGCCCACCTGGCCGGCCGTGGCCGCCGCGGTGCTCGGCATCTTCTTCACCGCCGCGCTCTGGTGGGCGCACTACGACCTGGTCGGCCCGGCGGCCCGGATCGCTTTGCACGCGGCGCGGGACGGACCCCGGGTGGCGATGGCCCGAGACGCGTACGCGTACCTGTTCCTGCCGATGATCGCGGGCATCATCCTGTTCGCGCTCGGCGCCGAGATGATCGTGCACGACATCGCCAACCCGGACGTGCCGCCGACCGAGCCCGCGCACGGGCCGGCCGTACCGCTGCTCTTCGGCGGGGTGGCCTGCTATCTCTGCGGCAACATGCTGTTCCAGGCGCGGACGCTGCGCACGCTGAGCTGGACCCGGGTCGCCGCGGTGGTGCTGCTCGGCGCCGCGATCCCGCTCGCCGAGCGGGTGCCGGGGCTGGTCGCGATGGGCCTGCTGACCGTCGTCACGGTCGGTATGGTGGCGGCCGAGGTGATCGTCTTCGACGAGGGCCGGCGCGCGCTGCGGAAGCTGGTCTTCGAGGAGCGGGCCAGCCACGAGGCGCACGAGGCGGCCTGGCGGGCCCGCTGGCACGAGCGTCCCGACGAGGGCGAGTGA
- a CDS encoding TetR/AcrR family transcriptional regulator, whose product MPDRPLRADAQRNRQRLLDAAVRAFSRDGAAVTLDRVAKEAGVGIGTLYRHFPTREALIEAAYRNELAKLCDAVPDLLASRPAEAAVRDWMERFVDYLATKRGMADALRLAIASGANPYAHSRDRLLAALDALLAAGVAAGTVRSDVAAADVLAGLSGVALVAGEPEQRDQAGRLLDLLMDGLRHRQG is encoded by the coding sequence GTGCCCGACCGCCCCCTGCGCGCCGACGCGCAGCGCAACCGGCAGCGCCTGCTGGACGCCGCGGTCCGGGCGTTTTCCCGGGACGGCGCGGCGGTAACGCTGGACCGGGTGGCCAAGGAGGCCGGGGTCGGCATCGGCACCCTCTACCGCCACTTCCCCACCCGCGAGGCGTTGATCGAGGCGGCCTACCGCAACGAGCTGGCCAAGCTCTGCGACGCCGTGCCGGACCTGCTCGCCAGCCGCCCCGCCGAGGCGGCGGTGCGCGACTGGATGGAGCGGTTCGTCGACTACCTCGCCACCAAACGGGGCATGGCCGACGCGTTGCGGCTGGCCATCGCCTCCGGCGCCAACCCGTACGCGCACAGCCGGGACCGGCTGCTCGCCGCGCTTGACGCCCTGCTCGCCGCCGGCGTCGCCGCGGGCACCGTACGCTCCGACGTGGCCGCCGCCGACGTGCTCGCCGGCCTGAGCGGGGTGGCGCTGGTGGCCGGCGAGCCGGAGCAGCGGGACCAGGCCGGCCGCCTGCTCGACCTGCTGATGGACGGGCTGCGTCACCGGCAGGGCTGA